A window of the Natronomonas salina genome harbors these coding sequences:
- a CDS encoding TatD family hydrolase, whose translation MYDGPVLDNHLHLDPVNGRGVEAAEEFAGAGGTHLNVLNKPSWHLVGEVDGADGFRETFEITVEVTEAADEILPGEAWPVLGVHPALISQLVDRGYDADEAADLMKTGIDVAAEFVAEGPALAIKSGRPHYDVDDAVWDASNEVMRHAFARGAEVGCAVQLHTEGGEDFEEVAQWAEAEGLPREQVVKHYSNGHVEGPIPSVICDKDELERACGGDWPFFMETDFIDDPDRPGAVMGPKTVPRRTTWLAEEGYEAALRRAHVETPARVYGVDTEAALD comes from the coding sequence ATGTACGACGGACCAGTCCTGGACAACCACCTCCACCTGGACCCGGTCAACGGTCGGGGCGTCGAGGCGGCCGAGGAGTTCGCCGGCGCCGGCGGCACGCACCTCAACGTCCTCAACAAGCCGTCCTGGCACCTCGTCGGCGAGGTCGACGGCGCCGACGGGTTCCGCGAGACATTCGAGATCACCGTCGAGGTGACCGAGGCGGCCGACGAGATCCTCCCCGGCGAGGCGTGGCCCGTCCTGGGCGTCCACCCGGCGCTGATCTCCCAGCTGGTCGACCGCGGCTACGACGCCGACGAGGCGGCCGACCTGATGAAGACCGGCATCGACGTGGCCGCGGAGTTCGTCGCGGAGGGGCCGGCGCTGGCGATCAAGTCCGGCCGGCCGCACTACGACGTCGACGACGCGGTGTGGGACGCCTCCAACGAGGTGATGCGGCACGCCTTCGCCCGCGGCGCGGAGGTGGGCTGTGCCGTCCAACTGCACACCGAGGGCGGCGAGGACTTCGAGGAGGTCGCCCAGTGGGCCGAGGCCGAGGGCCTGCCGCGCGAGCAGGTGGTCAAGCACTACTCGAACGGCCACGTCGAGGGGCCGATTCCCAGCGTCATCTGCGACAAGGACGAACTGGAGCGGGCCTGCGGCGGCGACTGGCCGTTCTTCATGGAGACGGACTTCATCGACGACCCGGACCGGCCGGGCGCCGTGATGGGGCCGAAGACGGTCCCGCGGCGGACGACGTGGCTCGCCGAGGAGGGGTACGAGGCGGCGCTGCGTCGGGCGCACGTCGAGACGCCCGCGCGGGTCTACGGCGTCGACACCGAGGCGGCGCTGGATTAA
- a CDS encoding NYN domain-containing protein: MGLLDRLRGGSRRGAPRVGIFVDGPNVFRSEFDVDLDELRELAREEGTVALARVYVDENASGGLIQAAEARGFEVVTTSGDVDVKLGIDAVEAAVADRIDTVVVVSRDTDFKPVLELAAKRGLRTVAVAPGTHGRSDALRNAAHHEITLE; this comes from the coding sequence ATGGGACTGCTGGACCGGCTCCGCGGCGGGTCGCGCCGCGGCGCGCCGCGGGTCGGCATCTTCGTCGACGGCCCGAACGTCTTCCGCAGCGAGTTCGACGTCGACCTCGACGAGCTCCGGGAGCTGGCCCGCGAGGAGGGCACCGTGGCGCTCGCCCGCGTGTACGTCGACGAGAACGCCAGCGGCGGGCTCATCCAGGCCGCCGAGGCCCGCGGCTTCGAGGTCGTCACCACGAGCGGCGACGTCGACGTGAAGCTCGGCATCGACGCCGTCGAGGCCGCCGTCGCCGACCGCATCGACACCGTCGTCGTCGTCTCCCGCGACACCGACTTCAAGCCGGTCCTGGAGCTGGCGGCCAAGCGCGGGCTGCGCACCGTCGCGGTGGCTCCGGGGACGCACGGCCGCTCGGACGCCCTCCGGAACGCCGCCCACCACGAGATCACGCTGGAGTAG
- the gcvT gene encoding glycine cleavage system aminomethyltransferase GcvT — MTLREPPLGGVHADAGAKTTEFGGWEMPVEFDSIRTEHEAVREAAGKFDVSHMGEIEVSGPDAAELTNRLTTNDVTALGPGDAQYSTITDERGDIVDDTVVYRLPADDDPDYLFVPNAGHDGDAHERWVDHAAEWDLEVDVENATGDYGMIALQGPDALGLLGDHCESPESISRFTVERRTVAGVDCLVARTGYTGEDGVELLFDADESEAVWSELDCQPCGLGARDTLRLEAGFLLSGQDFHIDENPRNPFEAGIGFVVETGTEFVGRDALERVEAEGVEEKLVGFRLQKRGIARHGYDIVDDGETIGTVTSGTMSPTLGEAIGLGYVPVEYAGPGTELSVEVRGEPKHAEVASLPFYERA, encoded by the coding sequence ATGACGCTCCGAGAGCCGCCGCTGGGCGGCGTCCACGCCGACGCGGGCGCGAAGACAACCGAGTTCGGCGGCTGGGAGATGCCCGTCGAGTTCGACTCCATCCGGACCGAGCACGAGGCCGTCCGGGAGGCCGCCGGAAAGTTCGACGTCTCGCACATGGGCGAGATCGAGGTGTCGGGCCCCGACGCCGCCGAGCTGACGAACCGGCTGACCACGAACGACGTGACGGCCCTCGGCCCAGGCGACGCCCAGTACTCCACCATCACCGACGAGCGCGGCGACATCGTCGACGACACCGTCGTCTACCGCCTCCCCGCGGACGACGACCCCGACTACCTGTTCGTCCCGAACGCGGGCCACGACGGGGACGCCCACGAGCGCTGGGTCGACCACGCCGCCGAGTGGGACCTCGAGGTCGACGTCGAGAACGCCACCGGCGACTACGGGATGATCGCCCTCCAGGGCCCCGACGCCCTCGGGCTGTTGGGCGACCACTGCGAGTCGCCGGAGTCGATATCGCGGTTCACCGTCGAACGCCGGACGGTCGCGGGGGTCGACTGCCTCGTCGCGCGGACCGGCTACACCGGCGAGGACGGCGTCGAGTTGCTCTTCGACGCCGACGAGTCAGAGGCGGTCTGGTCGGAGCTGGACTGCCAGCCCTGCGGGCTCGGGGCCCGCGACACGCTCCGGCTGGAGGCCGGCTTCCTGCTCTCCGGACAGGACTTCCACATCGACGAGAACCCCCGCAACCCCTTCGAGGCCGGCATCGGCTTCGTCGTGGAGACCGGCACCGAGTTCGTCGGCCGCGACGCCCTCGAGCGGGTGGAGGCGGAGGGCGTCGAGGAGAAGCTGGTCGGCTTCCGGCTCCAGAAGCGCGGCATCGCGCGCCACGGCTACGACATCGTCGACGACGGCGAGACGATCGGTACCGTCACCAGCGGGACGATGAGCCCGACGCTCGGCGAGGCCATCGGCCTCGGTTACGTCCCCGTCGAGTACGCCGGCCCGGGGACGGAACTGTCCGTCGAGGTCCGCGGCGAACCGAAACACGCCGAGGTGGCGTCGCTACCGTTCTACGAGCGGGCGTGA
- a CDS encoding PAS domain-containing sensor histidine kinase, whose product MGSPGTAPDGATEEVRRHFARSDDPSAPRTAAEVAADLGCSLDVAQDSLTDLAERGALRSKEVAAGTRVWWQPADATTGATAEREEFDAFVSAVQDYAIFKLDPDGRVASWNAGARRIKGYEEAEIVGEHFSTFYTDDDRAADVPETNLETAAAKGRVVDEGWRVRRDGTRFWANVTITAVRGDDGALRGFTKVTRDMTEQREYEERLRQERDLNRQVLETVPVSIGVLTDEGGFVRANQQMLDRHGIDDSDLPGYGIDSLDVYDGDGDPIPTSEWPLTRVVETGEPVRGFQCQVEFPGGDRQWVSINAAPLEDGQQDGDRVVAAIEDVSDQKARERQLRRERDQTEQLLRTAPVAIAVHDADGETIMANRRAGESLGLTEEEIVEEPENPDEWTVYDADGEEIPDERLPTARAVATGEAVFDEEVVIERPSGDRIHFTINSAPLFGPDGDLERVITAGKDITELKHRERQLERRKAELETELSEILDRVSDAFYALDDEWRFTHLNDQAVELLGQPREELLDRTIWSVFPQATDSIYHEQFQWAMETQAPADFEVFVDNLDAWLEFNLYPSESGLSVYLQDITERKEYERKLEESNERLEQFAYAASHDLQEPLRMVSSYLQLIERRYADELDADGADFIEYAVDGADRMREMIEALLQYSRVETQGDAFEPADLEAVLSEARENLHLQIEESDADVTVGRLPTVSGDASQLRQVFQNLLDNAIEYSGEAPLQVHVDAERSGEEWVVSVSDEGIGIEPDQHERVFEVFQRLHSRDEHEGTGIGLALCERIVERHGGDIWVDSDPGEGTTFSFTLPATDGIDS is encoded by the coding sequence ATGGGGTCACCAGGAACGGCGCCGGACGGGGCCACCGAGGAGGTCCGGCGCCACTTCGCCCGGTCCGACGATCCGTCGGCGCCGCGGACGGCCGCCGAGGTCGCGGCGGACCTCGGGTGCTCGCTCGACGTCGCGCAGGACTCTCTGACGGATCTCGCCGAACGCGGTGCCCTGCGGTCGAAGGAGGTCGCGGCGGGGACCCGGGTCTGGTGGCAGCCGGCTGATGCGACGACCGGAGCGACGGCGGAGCGCGAGGAGTTCGACGCCTTCGTCAGCGCCGTCCAGGACTACGCCATCTTCAAGCTCGATCCCGACGGCCGGGTCGCCAGCTGGAACGCGGGCGCCCGACGGATCAAGGGCTACGAGGAGGCCGAGATCGTCGGCGAGCACTTCTCGACGTTCTACACCGACGACGACCGCGCCGCCGACGTCCCCGAGACCAACCTCGAGACCGCGGCCGCGAAGGGGCGCGTCGTGGACGAGGGCTGGCGCGTCCGGCGGGACGGCACGCGGTTCTGGGCGAACGTCACGATCACGGCCGTCCGCGGCGACGACGGGGCGCTCAGGGGGTTCACGAAGGTCACCCGCGACATGACGGAACAGCGGGAGTACGAAGAGCGGCTCCGCCAAGAGCGGGACCTCAACCGGCAGGTCCTCGAGACGGTTCCGGTCAGCATCGGCGTGCTCACCGACGAGGGGGGCTTCGTCCGCGCGAACCAGCAGATGCTCGATCGGCACGGCATCGACGACTCGGACCTCCCCGGCTACGGCATCGATTCACTCGACGTGTACGACGGTGACGGCGACCCGATCCCGACGTCGGAGTGGCCCCTCACCAGGGTCGTCGAGACGGGCGAGCCGGTCCGCGGCTTCCAGTGCCAGGTCGAGTTCCCGGGCGGCGACCGGCAGTGGGTCTCGATCAACGCCGCGCCGCTCGAGGACGGCCAGCAGGACGGCGACCGCGTCGTCGCCGCCATCGAGGACGTCTCCGACCAGAAGGCCCGGGAGCGCCAGCTCCGCCGCGAGCGCGACCAGACCGAACAGCTGCTCCGGACGGCCCCCGTCGCCATCGCCGTCCACGACGCCGACGGCGAGACGATCATGGCGAACCGGCGGGCCGGCGAGTCGCTCGGCCTCACGGAGGAGGAGATCGTGGAGGAACCCGAGAACCCCGACGAGTGGACCGTCTACGACGCGGACGGCGAGGAGATCCCCGACGAGCGGCTGCCGACCGCCCGCGCCGTCGCCACGGGCGAGGCGGTGTTCGACGAGGAGGTCGTCATCGAGCGACCGAGCGGCGACCGCATCCACTTCACGATCAACTCGGCGCCCCTTTTCGGACCGGACGGGGACCTCGAGCGCGTCATCACGGCCGGGAAGGACATAACGGAGCTGAAACACCGGGAGCGACAGCTCGAGCGGCGGAAGGCGGAGCTCGAGACGGAGCTCAGCGAGATCCTCGATCGGGTCTCCGACGCCTTCTACGCGCTCGACGACGAGTGGCGGTTCACGCACCTCAACGACCAGGCCGTCGAGCTCCTGGGCCAACCCCGCGAGGAGCTCCTCGACCGGACCATCTGGTCGGTGTTCCCGCAGGCGACCGACAGCATCTACCACGAGCAGTTCCAATGGGCGATGGAGACGCAGGCGCCCGCCGACTTCGAGGTGTTCGTCGACAACCTCGATGCCTGGCTGGAGTTCAACCTCTACCCCTCCGAGAGCGGCCTCTCCGTCTACCTCCAGGACATCACCGAGCGGAAGGAGTACGAGCGCAAGCTCGAGGAGTCCAACGAGCGCCTCGAGCAGTTCGCCTACGCCGCCTCCCACGACCTCCAGGAACCCCTGCGGATGGTCTCCAGCTACCTGCAGCTCATCGAGCGGCGGTACGCCGACGAACTCGACGCGGACGGGGCCGACTTCATCGAGTACGCGGTCGACGGCGCCGACCGGATGCGCGAGATGATCGAGGCGCTGCTGCAGTACTCGCGGGTGGAGACGCAGGGCGACGCCTTCGAGCCCGCCGACCTCGAGGCCGTCCTGTCGGAGGCCCGCGAGAACCTCCACCTGCAGATCGAGGAGAGCGACGCCGACGTCACGGTCGGCCGGCTCCCGACCGTCTCGGGCGACGCCAGCCAGCTCCGGCAGGTGTTCCAGAACCTGCTGGACAACGCCATCGAGTACAGCGGCGAGGCGCCGCTCCAGGTCCACGTCGACGCCGAACGATCCGGCGAGGAGTGGGTCGTCTCGGTCAGCGACGAAGGGATCGGCATCGAGCCGGACCAGCACGAGCGCGTCTTCGAGGTGTTCCAGCGACTCCACTCCCGCGACGAACACGAGGGGACGGGCATCGGGCTGGCGCTCTGCGAGCGCATCGTCGAGCGCCACGGCGGCGACATCTGGGTCGACTCCGACCCCGGCGAGGGCACGACGTTCTCCTTCACGCTCCCAGCGACAGACGGTATCGACTCCTGA
- a CDS encoding sodium:calcium antiporter, translating to MTNRNVKAIMIVVAVTVPWVAVWLTSSVLPSLGVGVPHLEEQLSTVGEVAVSGLSILGASFLLAWAAETAEKDVPRAFAIAVLAVLAVAPEYAVDALYAWNAGVNFGTTRGAEAGNLAVANMTGANRILIGIGWAGIALFTVIRARTNVDTAVDKGSGFLDSAVTLDRDIGLEIVFLLAATTWAFLIPLNGGIDILDMAVLVGIYVTYIAIVLKGDVDPDLDHVGVPAYLQGFRKPRRIATVIALFAYSGLVIFVAVEPFAHGLEEIGTSVGIPPFFMIQWIAPLASESPELIVVVYLVNKARSTAGFNALISSKLNQWTLLIGTLVVVYSVALGRYGALPFDDKQSAEIWLTAAQSFFAIAILVNFEISVKEAITLLVLFCSQVFIEFLIIRDLVAFPLTDYEFLLAFSGIYLVLGSVLFVRRRKALAALFRRTAGTVRTAFSGG from the coding sequence ATGACAAACCGGAACGTCAAAGCGATCATGATCGTGGTTGCGGTGACGGTTCCGTGGGTCGCGGTCTGGCTCACGAGCAGCGTCCTCCCGAGTCTCGGCGTCGGGGTCCCCCACCTCGAGGAACAGCTATCGACGGTCGGCGAGGTCGCCGTCAGCGGTCTCTCCATCCTGGGGGCGTCGTTCCTGCTGGCGTGGGCGGCCGAGACCGCAGAGAAGGACGTCCCCCGGGCGTTCGCCATCGCAGTGCTGGCGGTGCTGGCCGTCGCCCCCGAGTACGCCGTCGACGCCCTCTACGCCTGGAACGCCGGCGTCAACTTCGGCACCACCCGCGGCGCCGAGGCCGGCAACCTCGCGGTCGCGAACATGACCGGCGCCAACCGCATCCTCATCGGCATCGGGTGGGCCGGCATCGCGCTGTTCACCGTTATCCGGGCCCGGACGAACGTCGACACCGCCGTCGATAAGGGATCCGGCTTCCTCGACTCCGCCGTCACCCTCGACCGCGACATCGGCCTCGAGATCGTCTTCCTGCTGGCCGCGACGACGTGGGCGTTCCTCATCCCGCTGAACGGCGGCATCGACATCCTGGACATGGCGGTCCTCGTCGGCATCTACGTCACCTACATCGCCATCGTCCTGAAGGGCGACGTCGACCCCGACCTCGACCACGTCGGGGTCCCGGCGTACCTCCAGGGGTTCCGCAAGCCCCGCCGGATCGCGACCGTGATCGCGCTGTTCGCGTACTCCGGGCTGGTCATCTTCGTCGCCGTCGAGCCGTTCGCCCACGGCCTCGAGGAGATCGGGACGAGCGTCGGCATCCCGCCGTTCTTCATGATCCAGTGGATCGCGCCGCTGGCCTCCGAGTCCCCGGAGCTCATCGTCGTCGTCTACCTCGTGAACAAGGCCCGCTCGACGGCGGGCTTCAACGCGCTCATCTCCTCGAAGCTCAACCAGTGGACGCTGCTCATCGGGACGCTCGTCGTCGTCTACTCCGTCGCGCTCGGCCGCTACGGCGCCCTGCCGTTCGACGACAAGCAGAGCGCGGAGATCTGGCTCACCGCCGCCCAGTCGTTCTTCGCCATCGCCATCCTCGTCAACTTCGAGATCTCGGTGAAGGAGGCCATCACGCTGCTGGTCCTCTTCTGCTCGCAGGTGTTCATCGAGTTCCTCATCATCCGCGACCTCGTCGCGTTCCCCCTCACCGACTACGAATTCCTGCTGGCGTTCAGCGGGATCTACCTCGTCCTCGGCTCCGTCCTGTTCGTCCGCCGCCGAAAGGCCCTCGCCGCGCTCTTCCGGCGGACCGCCGGCACGGTCCGCACCGCCTTCTCCGGCGGCTGA
- a CDS encoding prenyltransferase: MTDGTTDAVLDRALPGEETLAGYLLRTSRPRFWLYLAGPVIVGVAYAASTITELFAPVAVALFAYFLLPANVFLYGVNDVFDADVDAENPKKADREVRYRGDRLVPLLVAGAGLLGLAFLPVLPAVGAAAMIAFLLLGVEYSAPPLRFKTTPFLDSVSNGLYVLPGVVAYAAVAGEAPPAAAVAAGWLWAMGMHTFSAIPDIEPDRAAGIETTATLLGEGRTYVYCGGCWLAAAAIFGLVHPFFGAVLAVYPLFVAGVALTDVDVDRAYWWFPAINTLAGMVLTMGALWVMLLG; this comes from the coding sequence ATGACCGACGGCACCACCGACGCGGTACTCGACCGCGCCCTCCCCGGCGAGGAGACGCTCGCGGGCTACCTCCTGCGGACCTCCCGGCCGCGCTTCTGGCTCTACCTCGCCGGGCCGGTCATCGTCGGGGTCGCCTACGCCGCCTCCACGATAACCGAACTGTTCGCGCCGGTCGCGGTCGCGCTCTTCGCGTACTTCCTCCTGCCGGCGAACGTCTTCCTCTACGGGGTCAACGACGTCTTCGACGCCGACGTCGACGCCGAGAACCCCAAGAAGGCCGACCGGGAGGTCCGCTACCGCGGCGACCGACTGGTCCCGCTCCTCGTCGCCGGCGCCGGACTGCTCGGCCTGGCGTTCCTCCCGGTCCTCCCGGCGGTCGGCGCCGCCGCGATGATCGCGTTCCTCCTGCTCGGCGTCGAGTACAGCGCCCCGCCGCTGCGGTTCAAGACGACGCCGTTCCTCGACTCGGTGTCGAACGGCCTCTACGTCCTGCCGGGCGTCGTCGCCTACGCCGCCGTCGCGGGGGAGGCGCCGCCCGCCGCGGCGGTCGCCGCCGGCTGGCTGTGGGCGATGGGGATGCACACGTTCTCGGCGATCCCCGACATCGAACCGGATCGAGCGGCCGGCATCGAGACGACCGCGACCCTGCTGGGAGAGGGGCGGACCTACGTCTACTGCGGGGGCTGTTGGCTCGCCGCGGCCGCGATCTTCGGGCTCGTCCACCCGTTCTTCGGGGCCGTCCTCGCCGTCTACCCCCTGTTCGTCGCCGGCGTCGCCCTCACCGACGTCGACGTCGACCGCGCCTACTGGTGGTTCCCCGCGATCAACACCCTCGCCGGGATGGTCCTCACGATGGGCGCCCTGTGGGTGATGCTGCTTGGCTGA
- a CDS encoding GNAT family N-acetyltransferase: MTDATLRPYDPDDEADRSALWALKTAFETDLADGTGGEEKAARYDAKLTDDYRRRWLAWVDRCVADDRRCVTVAHEGGDAEYGTAGDPDDAVGYVFVLPERLSFVWDAAVVNELYVVPEHRGAGVADALLESAVDLARDQDLPLDRLLLDVDPENERAYAFYERFGFEPWGEIVAREL; encoded by the coding sequence ATGACTGACGCGACGCTCCGCCCCTACGACCCCGACGACGAGGCCGACCGCAGCGCGCTCTGGGCGCTGAAGACGGCGTTCGAGACCGACCTCGCGGACGGCACGGGCGGCGAGGAGAAGGCCGCCAGGTACGACGCGAAGCTGACCGACGACTACCGGCGGCGGTGGCTGGCGTGGGTCGACCGCTGCGTCGCCGACGACCGGCGGTGCGTGACGGTCGCCCACGAGGGCGGGGACGCCGAGTACGGCACCGCTGGCGATCCCGACGACGCGGTCGGCTACGTCTTCGTGCTCCCCGAGCGGCTGTCGTTCGTCTGGGACGCCGCCGTCGTCAACGAACTGTACGTGGTCCCGGAGCATCGCGGCGCCGGCGTCGCCGACGCCCTGCTGGAGTCGGCCGTGGACCTCGCCCGCGACCAGGACCTGCCGCTCGACAGGCTCCTGCTCGACGTGGACCCGGAGAACGAGCGCGCGTACGCCTTCTACGAGCGGTTCGGCTTCGAGCCGTGGGGTGAGATCGTCGCCCGCGAGTTATGA
- the gcvH gene encoding glycine cleavage system protein GcvH codes for MSFDVPEDCRYLESHEWARRDGDAVRVGITDFAQDELGDVVFVELPEVGDSVEREAEFGVVESIKAVSDLYAPVSGEVTAVNEALFDEPELVNEDPFGDGWMIDVELDDEGELDDLLSPAEYEDQIA; via the coding sequence ATGAGCTTCGACGTACCCGAGGACTGCCGGTACCTGGAGAGCCACGAGTGGGCGCGCCGCGACGGCGACGCGGTCCGCGTCGGCATCACCGACTTCGCGCAGGACGAGCTCGGCGACGTGGTGTTCGTGGAGCTGCCCGAGGTCGGCGACAGCGTCGAGCGGGAGGCGGAGTTCGGCGTCGTCGAGTCCATCAAGGCCGTCTCTGACCTCTACGCGCCCGTCTCCGGCGAGGTGACGGCCGTCAACGAGGCGCTGTTCGACGAGCCGGAGCTCGTCAACGAGGACCCCTTCGGCGACGGCTGGATGATCGACGTCGAACTCGACGACGAGGGTGAACTCGACGACCTGCTCTCGCCCGCCGAGTACGAGGACCAGATCGCCTGA
- a CDS encoding phytoene/squalene synthase family protein: MVDSAQLSRSKSIHRRTGRTFYFATRLLPKRVRRATYVLYAFFRVADEVVDDPGEASPAAQRRRLEEFREAALGRRLTDDPVVSAFAELRAEYDIPAEEVDEFIDAMASDVETSRYETYEELEAYMRGSAAAVGAMMTYVMEPDDLEAALPHARTLGEAFQMTNFLRDVGEDVAERDRIYLPQETLDRYDVDVRDVEERRFTGEFAMAVERELQRTEQLYLEGVAGIQYLPADCQLPVLTAAVLYADHHRLIREGGYDTLTRTPSLGTLRKLVLVARTRWHWQFVEDPEAVFRTVSEGVAGDEPTPARPDDPLPTH, from the coding sequence ATGGTCGATTCTGCCCAGCTCTCGCGCAGCAAGTCGATCCACCGGCGGACCGGTCGGACGTTCTACTTCGCGACGCGACTGTTACCGAAGCGGGTCCGCCGCGCCACGTACGTCCTGTACGCCTTCTTCCGGGTGGCCGACGAGGTGGTCGACGACCCCGGCGAGGCGTCGCCGGCCGCACAGCGGCGACGACTGGAGGAGTTCCGCGAGGCGGCCCTCGGACGGCGGTTGACGGACGACCCCGTCGTCTCGGCGTTCGCCGAGCTCCGGGCGGAGTACGACATCCCCGCCGAGGAGGTCGATGAGTTCATCGACGCGATGGCCAGCGACGTCGAGACGTCGCGGTACGAGACCTACGAGGAGCTGGAGGCCTACATGCGCGGGTCGGCGGCCGCCGTCGGGGCGATGATGACGTACGTCATGGAGCCCGACGACCTAGAGGCGGCGCTGCCGCACGCCCGGACGCTGGGGGAGGCGTTCCAGATGACGAACTTCCTGCGGGACGTCGGCGAGGACGTCGCCGAGCGCGACCGGATCTACCTGCCCCAGGAGACGCTCGACCGCTACGACGTTGACGTCCGGGACGTCGAGGAGCGCCGGTTCACCGGCGAGTTCGCGATGGCGGTCGAGCGGGAGCTCCAGCGGACCGAGCAGCTGTACCTCGAGGGCGTCGCCGGCATCCAGTACCTCCCGGCGGACTGCCAGCTACCGGTGCTGACGGCGGCCGTCCTCTACGCCGACCACCACCGGCTGATCCGCGAGGGCGGTTACGACACGCTCACCCGGACGCCGTCGCTGGGCACGCTCCGGAAGCTAGTGCTCGTCGCGCGCACCCGGTGGCACTGGCAGTTCGTCGAGGACCCCGAGGCCGTCTTCCGGACGGTCAGCGAGGGGGTCGCGGGCGACGAGCCGACGCCGGCGCGGCCGGACGACCCCCTGCCGACGCACTAG
- the cruF gene encoding bisanhydrobacterioruberin hydratase yields the protein MAEATLPARGPVQRRLDELVAENRFVIAVVFPAVGAVTLLASAEGLLPEPLAFNPYFLLVGIAVMRLPLVAGVAPLVTRRVAAGVAVLCAYTYAIEAVGVRTGWPYGRFEYGVDLGPMVADIPAALPLFFLPLVGNAYLLGLLLLGDAADRAAVRLPAVVLAVVGMDLVLDPAAVSLGFWTYAAGGAYYGVPLSNYAGWLLSATVAVVILDAAFDRAALLARLETCRFALDDLVSFVLLWGGVNAYFGNWAATALALAYGYGLWRADRFDFPSR from the coding sequence TTGGCTGAGGCGACGCTGCCCGCCCGCGGCCCCGTCCAGCGCCGGCTGGACGAACTCGTCGCCGAGAACCGGTTCGTCATCGCGGTCGTCTTCCCGGCGGTCGGCGCGGTCACGCTGCTGGCGTCCGCCGAGGGACTGCTGCCCGAGCCGCTGGCCTTCAACCCCTACTTCCTGCTCGTCGGCATCGCGGTGATGCGGCTGCCGCTCGTCGCGGGCGTCGCGCCGCTGGTGACGCGGCGGGTCGCGGCCGGCGTCGCGGTGCTCTGTGCGTACACCTACGCGATCGAGGCGGTCGGCGTCCGGACCGGCTGGCCCTACGGGCGCTTCGAGTACGGCGTCGACCTCGGGCCGATGGTCGCCGACATCCCGGCGGCGCTGCCGCTGTTCTTCCTGCCGCTGGTGGGCAACGCCTACCTGCTGGGCCTCCTGCTGCTCGGCGACGCGGCGGACCGCGCCGCCGTCAGGCTCCCGGCGGTCGTCCTCGCGGTCGTCGGGATGGACCTCGTCCTCGACCCGGCGGCCGTCTCGCTGGGCTTCTGGACGTACGCGGCCGGCGGCGCCTACTACGGCGTCCCGCTGTCGAACTACGCCGGGTGGCTGCTCTCGGCGACCGTCGCGGTGGTCATCCTCGACGCGGCCTTCGACCGCGCCGCGCTCCTCGCGCGACTCGAGACCTGCCGGTTCGCGCTCGACGACCTGGTCAGCTTCGTCCTGCTGTGGGGCGGCGTCAACGCGTACTTCGGGAACTGGGCGGCGACGGCGCTGGCGCTCGCCTACGGCTACGGGCTCTGGCGCGCCGACCGCTTCGACTTCCCGTCCCGCTAG